Proteins encoded within one genomic window of Lampris incognitus isolate fLamInc1 chromosome 19, fLamInc1.hap2, whole genome shotgun sequence:
- the LOC130129960 gene encoding vesicle-trafficking protein SEC22c-like gives MSLILFAFVVRVRDGLPLSASTDFEHNRELQERKQQLRTISKTLGLLPERGTVKGHDLNIYFVSSEGVSYMAVCHCSLPVAKAFCFLEDLRWEFTACFNSTAVVLAARPYPFLEFDGAIQKLKQQYNKSGGPALEVTLAEVQEDLKLNPPQVLTLEEVELTNGAANGHMKDSPGSGQNVRLEPVTAPGILSLVLNILCASLNLIRGVHLIEYTFQDDYEGVWSVVAFLLAFICCVFQCQLYLLHSSLKRFKSFTLLSLIVLCNAYLFGLRNTWQLLFHISVASLSTLLILSRKLQDRINDCGV, from the exons ATGTCTCTGATCCTGTTTGCCTTTGTGGTTCGGGTCAGGGATGGACTCCCCCTGTCAGCCTCCACAGACTTTGAGCACAACCGGGAGCTCCAGGAGAGGAAGCAGCAGCTCAGGACCATCAGCAAGACATTGGGCCTGTTACCCGAAAGAGGGACTGTCAAAGGCCATGACCTCAACATATA CTTTGTTTCTTCTGAGGGTGTATCCTACATGGCTGTGTGCCATTGCAGCCTCCCTGTTGCTAAGGCCTTCTGCTTCCTGGAGGATCTGCGTTGGGAGTTCACGGCATGTTTCAATAGCACTGCGGTTGTCTTGGCAGCCAGGCCCTATCCATTTTTGGAATTTG ACGGCGCCATTCAGAAGCTGAAGCAGCAATACAACAAGAGTGGTGGCCCGGCTCTGGAGGTCACATTAGCTGAAGTCCAGGAGGACCTCAAACTCAACCCTCCACAAGTTCTGACCTTGGAGGAGGTAGAGCTTACCAACGGGGCAGCTAATGGACATATGAAGGACTCTCCTGGATCTG gTCAGAATGTGAGACTTGAACCGGTGACGGCTCCAGGAATCCTCTCCCTGGTCCTGAATATCTTGTGTGCGTCATTAAACCTCATCCGGGGTGTCCATCTCATAGAGTACACATTCCAG GATGACTATGAAGGAGTGTGGAGTGTTGTGGCATTTCTACTGGCATTTATCTGCTGCGTGTTTCAG TGCCAACTGTACCTGCTCCACTCATCCCTGAAGAGGTTCAAGTCCTTCACGTTGCTGAGCCTGATTGTCTTATGCAACGCCTACCTGTTTGGCCTGAGGAACACATGGCAGTTGCTCTTCCACATCTCCGTCGCTTCCCTCTCCACCCTCCTCATCCTCTCTCGCAAACTCCAGGACAGAATAAATGACTGCGGGGTCTGA